Proteins from a single region of Diaphorobacter limosus:
- a CDS encoding ATP-binding protein, translating to MSSASYRLHALHLYNWGAFAGRHQASISPDNSAIIGPTGSGKTTLIDALMTLLCQHPRYNLASTGGHESDRDLVSYLRGASGPGHEAEGSAHLARQGRCVTGLAAQLRGADDDGAGDIWLGAILWLDGSSSAQADMGRRWFFAQGGGHSLDLWLEEHHSGGARALSRLVKNSDGLEMFSSKSAYLARVQRFFEIGPNAFTLLNRAAGLKQLNSIDEIFRDLVLDDHSAFDDALRVADSFDELAAIHAELELANRQCLALLPLRELAQQEARQQQALQDQRLLHAALPHWCARLGQQQWAARCADLQQQLNAQAQRISAQEQQLEQARQQEQTLLEAYLRAGGGDIELLRRSIATQQDQCRQRAQHWAQFQQLAGQIDLPVAQPFGAAQLAQLQAQAAPALAQLQNQAAALQEALEDAVAQERNAHAALAQLQDEITAVRQRPGSNLPPDFTQFRAQLAEQLRLAPDALPFVAELVEVPAAHQAWRGAIERALGAQRLRLLVPPQAMQAALAWVNQRHNRLHVRLLEVRAPASPARFWDDGFAQLLTLKPHAHQGALRQLLAEQDRHCVASTEALQTTPHAMTREGLMSGRPQHFDKQDQRRIDQDWMTGFDNRDRLAQLQERLQAEQGHWETLQKQKLLAQSRQALEAQKTQSWHTLLALHWSDIDQAGAQAELQQLQTRLAALLDPQSGTVQAQAAWQAAQQHSQAQAQALLRLQTAQATWQERQASAQTQERLCRERLAATPAPPGLDTLHGPLAALCPPGTACEELATQERQALASASERLDRLGHRLALLHKDIIRQMAAAQREDRGALTDHPQEVEALAHYLQRLQRLQEEDLPAKRARFQDYLNQASDQGVSTLLSGIEAQVAEITERIDQLNQTLARVDFHSGRYLQLVPQPVLHPSLQQLHQARAQLRSERLQYDGGQRHYQALRAMVELLSEHASNRRTKAAQALLDARYRLQFAVHVLDRATGQVLERRTGSQGGSGGEKEIIASYVLTASLSYALCPPGRSQPLFCTIVLDEAFSKSSQAVAARIIQALQEFGLHALFVTPNKELRLLRQHTRSAVLVHRRGAQALLANMGWEEIAARAAGR from the coding sequence ATGAGCAGCGCCAGCTACCGCCTGCACGCCCTGCACCTGTACAACTGGGGCGCCTTTGCCGGGCGCCACCAGGCCAGCATCTCGCCGGACAACAGCGCCATCATCGGCCCCACGGGCAGCGGCAAGACCACGCTGATCGACGCGCTGATGACGCTGCTCTGCCAGCACCCGCGCTACAACCTGGCCTCCACCGGCGGGCACGAGAGCGACCGCGACCTGGTGTCCTACCTGCGCGGCGCCAGCGGCCCGGGCCACGAGGCCGAGGGCAGCGCCCACCTGGCGCGCCAGGGCCGCTGCGTGACCGGCCTGGCGGCGCAGCTGCGCGGTGCGGACGACGACGGCGCGGGCGACATCTGGCTCGGCGCCATCCTGTGGCTGGACGGCAGCAGCAGCGCCCAGGCCGACATGGGGCGGCGCTGGTTCTTTGCCCAGGGCGGCGGCCACAGCCTGGACCTGTGGCTGGAGGAGCACCACAGCGGCGGCGCGCGCGCCCTGAGCCGCCTGGTGAAGAACAGCGACGGCCTGGAGATGTTCAGCAGCAAAAGCGCCTACCTGGCGCGGGTGCAGCGCTTTTTCGAGATCGGGCCCAACGCCTTCACCCTGCTCAACCGCGCGGCCGGGCTGAAGCAGCTCAACAGCATCGACGAGATCTTTCGCGACTTGGTGCTCGACGACCACAGCGCCTTTGACGACGCCCTGCGGGTGGCCGACAGTTTTGACGAGCTGGCCGCCATCCACGCCGAGCTGGAGCTGGCCAACCGCCAATGCCTGGCCCTGCTGCCGCTGCGCGAGCTGGCGCAGCAAGAGGCGCGCCAGCAGCAGGCTCTGCAAGACCAGCGCCTGCTGCACGCCGCCCTGCCGCACTGGTGCGCGCGCCTGGGCCAGCAGCAATGGGCGGCGCGCTGCGCCGATCTGCAGCAACAGCTGAACGCGCAGGCGCAGCGCATCAGCGCCCAGGAGCAGCAACTGGAGCAGGCGCGCCAGCAGGAGCAAACCCTGCTCGAAGCCTATCTGCGCGCCGGCGGCGGCGATATAGAGCTGCTGCGCCGCAGCATCGCCACCCAGCAAGACCAGTGCCGCCAGCGCGCGCAGCACTGGGCGCAGTTCCAGCAGCTGGCCGGGCAGATTGACCTACCCGTCGCCCAGCCCTTTGGCGCTGCGCAACTGGCACAGCTGCAGGCCCAGGCCGCGCCCGCGCTGGCGCAATTGCAAAACCAGGCGGCCGCGCTGCAAGAGGCGCTGGAAGACGCCGTGGCGCAGGAGCGCAACGCCCACGCCGCGCTGGCGCAACTGCAGGACGAAATCACCGCCGTGCGCCAGCGGCCGGGCTCCAACCTGCCGCCGGACTTCACCCAGTTCCGCGCCCAGCTGGCCGAGCAGCTGCGGCTGGCGCCCGACGCCCTGCCCTTCGTCGCCGAACTGGTCGAGGTGCCCGCCGCCCACCAGGCCTGGCGCGGCGCCATAGAACGCGCCCTGGGCGCGCAGCGCCTGCGCCTGCTGGTGCCGCCGCAAGCCATGCAGGCCGCGCTGGCCTGGGTGAATCAGCGCCACAACCGCCTGCATGTGCGCCTGCTGGAGGTGCGCGCCCCGGCCAGCCCGGCCCGCTTCTGGGACGACGGCTTTGCCCAGCTGCTGACCCTGAAGCCCCACGCCCACCAGGGCGCGCTGCGCCAGCTGCTGGCCGAGCAGGATCGCCACTGCGTGGCCAGCACCGAGGCCCTGCAGACCACGCCCCACGCCATGACGCGAGAGGGCCTGATGTCCGGCCGCCCCCAGCATTTCGACAAGCAGGACCAGCGCCGCATAGACCAGGACTGGATGACCGGCTTTGACAACCGCGACCGCCTGGCGCAGCTGCAAGAACGCCTGCAGGCCGAGCAAGGCCATTGGGAAACACTACAAAAACAGAAGCTGCTGGCGCAATCCAGACAAGCGCTAGAGGCCCAAAAGACCCAAAGCTGGCACACCCTGTTGGCCCTGCACTGGAGCGACATCGACCAGGCCGGCGCCCAGGCCGAGCTGCAGCAGCTGCAAACCCGGCTGGCCGCGCTGCTCGATCCGCAGTCCGGCACCGTCCAGGCGCAGGCCGCCTGGCAGGCCGCGCAGCAGCACAGCCAGGCCCAGGCCCAGGCGCTGCTGCGGCTGCAAACCGCCCAGGCCACCTGGCAGGAACGCCAGGCCAGCGCCCAGACGCAAGAGCGCCTGTGCCGCGAGCGCCTGGCCGCCACCCCGGCTCCGCCCGGTCTGGACACGCTGCATGGCCCCCTGGCCGCCCTGTGCCCGCCGGGCACCGCCTGCGAAGAACTCGCCACGCAAGAGCGCCAGGCCCTGGCCAGCGCCAGCGAGCGCCTGGACAGGCTGGGCCACAGGCTGGCCCTGCTGCACAAGGACATCATCCGGCAGATGGCGGCGGCGCAAAGGGAAGACCGCGGCGCACTCACTGATCACCCGCAAGAGGTCGAAGCCTTGGCGCATTACCTGCAGCGCCTGCAGCGGCTGCAGGAGGAAGACCTGCCCGCCAAGCGCGCGCGCTTCCAGGACTATTTGAACCAGGCCTCCGACCAGGGCGTGAGCACGCTGCTGTCCGGCATAGAGGCGCAGGTGGCCGAGATCACCGAGCGCATAGACCAGCTCAACCAGACCCTGGCGCGGGTGGACTTTCACAGCGGCCGCTACCTGCAGCTGGTGCCCCAGCCCGTGCTGCACCCCAGCCTGCAGCAGCTGCACCAGGCGCGCGCCCAGCTGCGCAGCGAACGCCTGCAGTACGACGGCGGCCAGCGCCACTACCAGGCCCTGCGCGCCATGGTCGAGCTGCTGAGCGAGCACGCCAGCAACCGCCGCACCAAGGCCGCCCAGGCCCTGCTGGACGCACGCTACCGCCTGCAGTTCGCCGTCCACGTACTCGACCGCGCCACGGGCCAGGTGCTGGAGCGCCGCACCGGCTCACAGGGCGGCAGCGGCGGCGAGAAGGAAATCATCGCCAGCTACGTGCTCACCGCGTCGCTGAGCTACGCGCTGTGCCCGCCCGGGCGCAGCCAGCCGCTGTTCTGCACCATCGTGCTGGACGAGGCCTTCTCCAAAAGCTCCCAGGCCGTGGCCGCGCGCATCATCCAGGCGCTGCAGGAATTCGGCCTGCACGCCCTCTTCGTCACCCCCAACAAAGAGCTGCGCCTGCTGCGCCAGCACACCCGCAGCGCCGTGCTGGTGCACCGCCGCGGCGCCCAGGCGCTGCTGGCGAACATGGGGTGGGAGGAGATTGCGGCGCGGGCAGCGGGGCGGTGA
- a CDS encoding DUF4194 domain-containing protein → MPTAPDLFDQWAAAPQASPAVDAQPAPEPPPEPAPEAVPATPQPLRRALQELLKMGLLEQASKPQLFRHIAIDTARVNALLEPLDLQVRVDDLRGLAYVTVAPGWQAGEAEDDDEWTHPLVRRQRLTLEQSLLLAILRREFLQREQEGGIGRPVQIAVDSLLPQLEIYLGSTGSDMQERKRLSALLEHLRGHGVVSDVDAQERITIRPMIAHLANPENLQALLTQLRALSADSTGNAT, encoded by the coding sequence ATGCCCACCGCCCCCGACCTCTTCGACCAATGGGCCGCCGCGCCGCAGGCCAGCCCCGCCGTGGATGCGCAGCCAGCCCCCGAGCCGCCGCCCGAACCCGCGCCAGAAGCCGTCCCCGCCACCCCCCAGCCCCTGCGCCGCGCCCTGCAAGAGCTCTTGAAAATGGGCCTGCTGGAGCAAGCCAGCAAGCCGCAGCTGTTTCGCCACATCGCCATCGACACGGCGCGCGTCAACGCGCTCTTGGAGCCGCTGGACCTGCAGGTGCGCGTGGACGACCTGCGCGGCCTGGCCTATGTGACGGTGGCGCCCGGCTGGCAGGCCGGCGAGGCCGAGGACGATGATGAATGGACCCACCCCCTGGTGCGCCGCCAGCGCCTGACGCTGGAGCAGTCGCTGCTGCTGGCGATTCTGCGGCGCGAGTTTTTGCAGCGCGAGCAGGAGGGCGGCATCGGCCGCCCGGTGCAGATCGCCGTGGACAGCCTGCTGCCGCAGCTGGAGATTTACCTGGGCAGCACCGGCAGCGACATGCAGGAGCGCAAGCGCCTGTCCGCGCTGCTGGAGCATTTGCGCGGCCACGGCGTGGTGTCGGACGTGGACGCGCAGGAGCGCATCACCATCCGCCCCATGATCGCCCACCTGGCCAACCCCGAGAACCTGCAGGCCCTGCTGACGCAGCTGCGCGCCCTGAGTGCGGACAGTACAGGCAACGCAACATGA
- a CDS encoding type II toxin-antitoxin system RelE/ParE family toxin has translation MTVKLTANFERNLADIEAFLIEAEAPQAFDALLDELARTTIPNLERFPGMGRLFLERPVRSVEVANGIARLTQQLGALATDGELREYVMAHYLLLYARIGGTVYLLSIRHQRQLSFDFQALWQSH, from the coding sequence GTGACCGTCAAGCTCACTGCCAACTTTGAACGCAACCTCGCCGATATCGAAGCCTTCTTGATCGAGGCAGAGGCTCCCCAGGCCTTCGATGCTCTGCTCGATGAGTTGGCGCGTACCACCATCCCGAATCTGGAGCGCTTTCCAGGCATGGGGCGCTTGTTTCTCGAACGGCCGGTGCGCTCGGTCGAGGTGGCCAATGGCATCGCACGCTTGACCCAGCAACTGGGCGCACTCGCCACCGACGGCGAGCTGCGCGAGTACGTGATGGCGCATTACCTGCTGTTGTATGCGCGCATCGGGGGCACGGTGTACCTGCTCTCCATCCGCCACCAGCGGCAGCTCTCGTTTGATTTTCAGGCGCTGTGGCAAAGTCATTGA
- a CDS encoding type II toxin-antitoxin system Phd/YefM family antitoxin → MAISAADVIPLSQARATLSELADQVRAGAEKIITKNGESYVALIDAGRLDYYHQLERERIHLLLIADASQGLADVAAGKVKDARATLAAMQRRRATHRGGKAVD, encoded by the coding sequence ATGGCCATCTCCGCCGCTGACGTGATCCCGCTCTCCCAAGCCAGAGCCACCCTGTCGGAACTGGCCGACCAGGTGCGGGCTGGCGCCGAGAAGATCATTACCAAGAATGGCGAAAGCTACGTTGCCCTGATCGACGCGGGGCGGCTGGACTACTACCACCAGCTCGAACGCGAGCGCATTCACCTGCTGCTGATCGCCGATGCCAGCCAGGGTTTGGCCGATGTGGCTGCGGGCAAGGTGAAGGACGCACGCGCCACCTTGGCGGCCATGCAGCGCCGCCGCGCGACCCATCGGGGTGGCAAGGCTGTTGACTGA
- a CDS encoding type II toxin-antitoxin system RelE/ParE family toxin, protein MTYRVRFTQEAEADLVRLYEFILDRDAADWALAERALETIRAGIATLERLPFTCRKATADSPFLRELVIPFGAAGYVALFEIDDAQTVTVLALRHQRESDYH, encoded by the coding sequence ATGACCTACCGGGTTCGCTTTACACAGGAAGCCGAGGCCGATCTGGTCAGGCTGTATGAATTCATCCTTGACAGGGATGCCGCAGACTGGGCCTTGGCCGAGCGTGCGCTGGAGACAATTCGCGCGGGCATTGCCACGCTGGAGCGCCTGCCCTTTACCTGCCGCAAGGCCACGGCTGACTCACCTTTTTTGCGGGAGTTGGTCATCCCGTTTGGAGCGGCCGGCTATGTCGCACTGTTTGAAATCGACGACGCCCAAACCGTGACGGTGCTGGCGCTGCGCCATCAGCGAGAGAGCGACTACCACTGA
- a CDS encoding YlcI/YnfO family protein: protein MKTSTIPSLRVDPQLRLAAESVLRDGESLSGFVEQAIRQTIACRLADQEFITRGLKARDQARQSGQYVEAGAVLDRLQEMLDRAKSGPTTA, encoded by the coding sequence ATGAAAACCTCCACCATCCCATCTTTGCGGGTTGACCCGCAGCTGCGTCTGGCCGCGGAAAGTGTTTTGCGCGATGGAGAAAGTCTGTCGGGCTTCGTAGAACAGGCGATTCGGCAAACCATCGCCTGCCGTCTGGCGGATCAAGAGTTCATCACCCGTGGCTTGAAGGCGCGCGACCAGGCGCGGCAGAGCGGGCAGTATGTGGAGGCTGGCGCCGTGCTGGACAGGCTTCAGGAGATGCTTGATCGCGCCAAGTCCGGCCCAACCACCGCATGA
- a CDS encoding helix-turn-helix transcriptional regulator — MTTLSDVALLLRTARKQARLTQAELAERAGVARTTVARMENPSKGDMSVSALVRLLEAAGCDLKVVPVGHQRTVEEILAEQRRGDT; from the coding sequence ATGACCACCCTCTCTGACGTTGCCCTACTGCTGCGCACTGCCCGCAAGCAAGCGCGCCTGACCCAGGCTGAACTGGCCGAGCGCGCCGGCGTGGCGCGCACCACCGTGGCGCGCATGGAAAACCCCTCCAAGGGCGACATGAGTGTTTCCGCCCTGGTGCGACTGTTGGAGGCCGCCGGCTGCGACCTGAAAGTGGTGCCCGTGGGCCATCAGCGCACGGTGGAAGAGATTCTGGCCGAGCAGCGCCGGGGGGATACGTGA
- a CDS encoding NYN domain-containing protein has product MSLLMPEHEHRVAVLVDCDNTSPEILEYALRVVAQFGRVVLRRGYGNHSTLANKWQEALVRLAFTPCLQYQYAAGKNTSDIALALDAMEALFDRRATTFCLVTSDSDFAYLCRKLRERGATVHIVGEAKSPDALRNASDQFFEWVKPVPEPVASVAAAEPADKGSSKPEPGKPAPKLRPRFVVEAVALMAGDTADGKVSVGGLGSYLKRADPSFSPKNYGHSGLLDMLKTYDLLKVQQEAGGHWTTQLAQPSKS; this is encoded by the coding sequence ATGAGCCTCTTGATGCCTGAACATGAACACCGCGTGGCGGTGCTGGTGGACTGCGACAACACCAGCCCGGAAATCCTGGAATATGCCTTGCGCGTGGTGGCGCAGTTTGGCCGTGTGGTGCTGCGGCGCGGCTATGGCAACCACAGCACCTTGGCCAACAAGTGGCAAGAGGCCCTGGTGCGGCTGGCGTTCACGCCTTGCTTGCAATACCAATACGCGGCGGGCAAAAATACCTCGGACATCGCCCTCGCACTGGATGCCATGGAAGCATTGTTTGACCGCCGGGCGACAACGTTTTGCCTCGTCACCAGCGATTCCGACTTTGCCTATCTGTGCCGCAAGCTGCGCGAGCGTGGGGCCACGGTGCATATCGTGGGCGAAGCCAAGTCGCCCGATGCGCTGCGCAATGCCAGCGACCAGTTCTTCGAGTGGGTCAAGCCAGTCCCGGAGCCGGTGGCCTCGGTGGCTGCGGCAGAGCCCGCAGACAAAGGCAGCAGCAAACCCGAGCCGGGCAAGCCCGCACCCAAACTGCGCCCGCGCTTCGTGGTAGAGGCGGTTGCGCTGATGGCAGGAGACACGGCCGATGGAAAGGTCAGCGTAGGCGGCCTGGGCTCTTATCTCAAGCGTGCCGACCCTTCTTTTTCTCCCAAGAACTACGGTCATTCAGGTTTGCTGGACATGCTCAAAACCTACGACTTGCTGAAGGTGCAGCAGGAAGCCGGTGGGCATTGGACGACGCAGTTGGCGCAGCCATCAAAAAGTTGA
- a CDS encoding endonuclease/exonuclease/phosphatase family protein, with protein sequence MKPWIATANSANRTGLTPPASQRGALKPRLAGAIARRAIIVTWLCGLGALCTFVPYLPGTIMPDSLRWLAGLASHWQWLYAGLALTGAVLTACLRPARPWQVLAPVAMVAAAWLHQLPQAEARTAHNQSSVTLTVVSANLNFERTDHAALAAWLLSANAPDAIALQEFTPSAMAMVNRPEVLAAYPHRVLEPSDDQFGLGVLSKYPIASAEKVPAADVLATLKLRLVLDVQGQKLALTAVHPMPPISAPYAQERDASLRLEARLLADSGLPGILLGDMNDSPWSTGLQATAPLRRASGLAPTWPNLGGWLSVLPLDHVLVTPGVRADGAGWGVDLGSDHRPVRVRLAL encoded by the coding sequence TTGAAACCCTGGATTGCCACCGCCAATAGCGCAAACCGCACTGGGCTGACCCCACCGGCCAGCCAGCGCGGCGCCCTAAAACCCCGCTTGGCCGGCGCCATCGCCCGGCGCGCCATCATCGTGACCTGGCTGTGCGGCTTGGGCGCCCTGTGCACCTTCGTGCCCTACCTGCCGGGCACCATCATGCCGGACAGCTTGCGCTGGCTGGCCGGGCTGGCGTCGCATTGGCAATGGCTCTACGCCGGCCTCGCCTTGACCGGGGCCGTGCTCACCGCCTGCCTGCGGCCGGCACGCCCCTGGCAGGTTCTGGCGCCTGTGGCCATGGTGGCGGCCGCCTGGCTGCACCAGCTACCCCAGGCCGAGGCCCGCACAGCGCACAACCAGTCGTCAGTCACGCTCACCGTGGTCAGCGCCAACCTGAACTTCGAGCGCACCGACCATGCCGCGCTCGCCGCCTGGCTGCTTTCGGCCAACGCGCCGGACGCGATCGCGCTGCAGGAGTTCACCCCCTCCGCCATGGCCATGGTGAACCGCCCCGAAGTGCTGGCCGCCTACCCCCACCGCGTGCTCGAACCCAGCGATGACCAGTTTGGTCTGGGCGTGCTGTCCAAGTACCCGATCGCATCGGCGGAAAAGGTGCCCGCCGCCGACGTACTGGCAACGCTCAAGCTGCGCCTGGTGCTGGACGTGCAAGGCCAAAAACTGGCCTTGACCGCCGTGCATCCCATGCCGCCCATCAGCGCACCCTACGCCCAGGAGCGCGATGCCAGCCTGCGGCTGGAAGCCAGGCTGCTGGCCGACAGCGGTCTGCCCGGCATCCTGCTGGGCGATATGAACGACTCGCCATGGTCCACCGGCCTGCAGGCCACCGCCCCGCTGCGCCGCGCCAGCGGCCTGGCGCCCACCTGGCCGAACCTGGGCGGCTGGCTGTCCGTCCTGCCGCTCGATCATGTGCTCGTGACGCCGGGAGTGCGGGCGGATGGCGCGGGATGGGGGGTGGATTTGGGGAGTGATCATCGGCCGGTGCGGGTGCGTTTGGCGCTGTAG
- a CDS encoding DUF3375 domain-containing protein, protein MAAEPSHHIPPPEATRAQPAALSLPQQRTQQYILARQQHPAWLLLASRRAPLMLSCLESLLEHQPGGVPFDSAVQAIADLLVQHANQPDYEIDAADPLAQARRELREWIRRALVTERDGLIHETDALKSALRFVAQLDQRMMTSTASRLAVVQREIDNLATQLDPDPASRAAQLQRRIAELQQQIDALQAGHVETLSDAQASEGIREVYALATSLRADFRRVEDSWREADRQLRQAILSAQQHRGSIVDQLLDGHANLLSTPEGRVFEGFQQQLHHQAELARMRQHLRTILAHPASRQALDDLQHSALRLLVPQLIKEAKVVQAVRARSEREVAQFMKTGQAAENQRVGQLLNDILNQALQLDWSRQALRRSPAPLPPVSVALTGLPLIERLRVKSLEEGAAQELLLTTQYADLSQVEDEFWQAFEGLDTKALQQDTLALLEARGAPLTMADLAQALPPGEHDLETLAQWLAWACEAGAEVDAQAKQQIELQRANGQLCRFTVPRAELTASALRGVEG, encoded by the coding sequence ATGGCGGCCGAGCCCAGCCACCACATCCCCCCCCCTGAGGCCACACGGGCGCAGCCTGCCGCGCTCTCCCTGCCCCAGCAGCGCACCCAACAATACATCCTGGCGCGCCAGCAGCACCCGGCCTGGCTGCTGCTGGCCTCGCGCCGGGCGCCACTCATGCTCAGCTGCCTGGAGTCGCTGCTGGAGCACCAGCCCGGCGGCGTGCCGTTTGACAGCGCCGTGCAGGCCATTGCCGACCTGCTGGTGCAGCACGCCAACCAGCCCGACTATGAGATCGACGCCGCCGACCCACTGGCCCAGGCGCGGCGCGAGCTGCGCGAGTGGATACGCCGCGCCCTGGTCACCGAGCGCGACGGCCTGATCCACGAGACCGATGCGCTCAAGTCGGCGCTGCGCTTCGTCGCCCAGCTGGACCAGCGCATGATGACCTCCACCGCCTCGCGCCTGGCCGTGGTGCAGCGCGAGATCGACAACCTGGCCACCCAGCTCGACCCCGACCCGGCCAGCCGCGCCGCGCAGCTGCAGCGCCGCATTGCTGAGCTGCAGCAGCAGATCGACGCGCTGCAGGCCGGCCATGTCGAGACCCTGAGCGACGCCCAGGCCAGCGAGGGCATACGCGAGGTCTATGCCCTGGCCACCAGCCTGCGCGCCGACTTCAGGCGTGTGGAAGACTCCTGGCGCGAGGCCGACCGTCAGCTGCGCCAGGCCATCCTGAGCGCGCAGCAGCACCGCGGCAGCATCGTCGATCAACTGCTCGACGGCCACGCCAACCTGCTCTCCACCCCCGAGGGGCGGGTCTTCGAGGGCTTTCAGCAGCAGCTGCACCACCAGGCCGAGCTGGCGCGCATGCGCCAGCACCTGCGCACCATATTGGCCCACCCGGCCAGCCGCCAGGCGCTGGACGACCTGCAGCACAGCGCCCTGCGCCTGCTGGTGCCCCAGCTCATCAAGGAAGCCAAGGTGGTGCAGGCCGTGCGCGCGCGCAGCGAACGCGAGGTGGCGCAGTTCATGAAAACCGGCCAGGCGGCCGAAAACCAGCGCGTCGGCCAGCTGCTCAACGACATCCTCAACCAGGCGCTGCAGCTGGACTGGAGCCGCCAGGCCCTGCGCCGCAGCCCGGCGCCGCTACCGCCCGTGAGCGTGGCGCTGACGGGCCTGCCGCTCATCGAGCGCCTGCGCGTCAAGTCGCTGGAGGAGGGCGCCGCGCAAGAACTGCTGCTCACCACGCAATACGCCGACCTGAGCCAGGTGGAGGACGAGTTCTGGCAGGCCTTCGAGGGCCTGGACACCAAGGCGCTGCAGCAGGACACGCTGGCACTGCTGGAGGCCCGCGGCGCCCCCCTGACCATGGCCGACCTGGCCCAGGCCCTGCCGCCGGGCGAGCACGACCTGGAAACCCTGGCCCAGTGGCTGGCCTGGGCCTGCGAGGCGGGCGCGGAGGTGGATGCACAGGCAAAGCAGCAGATCGAACTGCAGCGCGCCAACGGCCAACTGTGCCGGTTTACGGTGCCGAGGGCGGAGCTGACGGCGAGCGCGCTGCGGGGGGTGGAGGGCTGA